A single window of Achromobacter xylosoxidans DNA harbors:
- a CDS encoding class I adenylate-forming enzyme family protein, with translation MSHAEPLTRIHQLLARQAGSQPDAICLYEEGGGILTYAQLWQRARDAADWLAAAGVRPGHRVLMVGENCAAMIAALFGCGIIGAWPVGVNARLSAREIAAISAHAQPEITLYTSGVSGAAAAHADAAGAQPADAAAWGPGIRARRADSPTQPETGAPAAEVATVIYTSGTTGAPKGVMVPHRGLLHFAGVSAASRRLTPRDIGYAALPLSHIFGIATVLMATLHAGASLVLRSRFDPEDAFKALAHPGVSILQGVPTMFNRMLAAAPPRAELRAPALRYLYTGGAALDPTLKRDAERYFGIAMHHGYGITEYAGSMFITDIDAPPTDCSAGYAVDGVQLRIGRPDADAPRPGERGDILIRGPGVMLGYYRDPAQTAQALLPGGWLNTGDIGYLDDRGALYIAGRSKDLIIRSGFNVYPIEVEAVINAFPGVRLSAVVGRPTEDHNEEVIAFVEPLAGARLDTHLLMLHLRAQLAPYKRPAQIHCIDTIPTTVSGKILKQPLKERLA, from the coding sequence ATGTCGCACGCCGAACCGCTCACCCGCATCCACCAACTGCTGGCCCGCCAGGCCGGCAGCCAGCCCGACGCCATCTGCCTGTACGAGGAAGGCGGCGGCATCCTGACCTATGCGCAACTGTGGCAGCGCGCCCGCGATGCGGCCGACTGGCTGGCAGCGGCGGGCGTACGGCCGGGGCATCGCGTGCTGATGGTCGGCGAGAACTGCGCCGCCATGATCGCCGCGTTGTTCGGCTGCGGCATCATCGGGGCCTGGCCGGTTGGCGTGAACGCGCGCTTGTCGGCGCGGGAAATCGCCGCCATCAGCGCCCACGCCCAACCCGAGATCACGCTCTACACCAGCGGGGTTTCCGGCGCCGCCGCCGCCCATGCCGACGCGGCCGGAGCGCAACCCGCCGATGCCGCCGCCTGGGGGCCTGGCATACGGGCACGGCGCGCGGATTCTCCGACCCAACCCGAAACCGGCGCCCCGGCCGCCGAGGTCGCCACCGTGATCTACACATCCGGCACCACCGGCGCGCCCAAGGGCGTCATGGTGCCGCACCGCGGCCTGCTGCACTTCGCCGGCGTCTCCGCGGCGTCGCGCCGCCTGACGCCCCGGGACATCGGCTACGCCGCCCTGCCGCTGTCGCACATCTTCGGCATCGCCACCGTGCTGATGGCGACGCTGCATGCCGGCGCCAGCCTGGTGCTGCGCAGCCGTTTCGATCCCGAGGATGCCTTCAAGGCGCTGGCCCACCCCGGCGTCAGCATCCTGCAGGGCGTGCCGACCATGTTCAACCGCATGCTGGCGGCCGCGCCGCCTCGCGCTGAATTGCGCGCCCCGGCGCTGCGCTATCTCTACACCGGCGGCGCGGCGCTCGACCCCACGCTCAAGCGCGACGCCGAACGCTACTTCGGTATCGCCATGCACCACGGCTATGGCATCACCGAGTACGCCGGCTCCATGTTCATCACCGACATCGATGCGCCGCCGACCGATTGCAGCGCCGGCTACGCGGTGGATGGCGTGCAATTGCGCATCGGCCGTCCCGACGCCGACGCGCCGCGCCCGGGCGAACGCGGCGACATCCTGATCCGCGGCCCCGGCGTGATGCTGGGCTACTACCGCGACCCGGCGCAGACCGCGCAGGCGCTGCTGCCTGGCGGCTGGCTCAACACCGGCGACATCGGCTACCTGGACGACCGCGGCGCGCTCTACATCGCCGGCCGCTCCAAGGACCTGATCATCCGTTCCGGCTTCAACGTCTACCCGATCGAGGTGGAGGCGGTCATCAACGCCTTTCCCGGCGTGCGCCTGTCGGCGGTGGTGGGCCGCCCCACCGAGGACCACAACGAGGAAGTCATCGCCTTCGTCGAACCCCTGGCCGGCGCGCGCCTGGACACCCATCTGCTGATGCTGCACCTGCGCGCCCAGCTGGCGCCGTACAAGCGGCCGGCGCAGATCCACTGCATCGACACGATTCCCACCACCGTCAGCGGCAAGATCCTCAAGCAGCCGCTGAAAGAAAGGCTGGCGTAG
- a CDS encoding thiolase, whose product MTLNDLRGAVAVAGVGHAGLGQANGYTEMEILVQAAQRAVADAGLSMRDIDGICTASVAAPMWAMPVIEHLGIRPSFIDSTMLGGSSFVAHLLPALHALASGQCNAVLVCYGSTQRTSTLSRAEIGRVRKQFDPQPYETPYEPLSPLSSYALAAARHMHQYGTRREHLAQVALAANQWAQLNPEAQLREPATLEQILAARMVSDPLSVRDCCLVTDGAGAYVLVRADRARDLPRPPVYVLGNATAVWNRQISSMEDLTVTAASVSGRRAYAMAGVSAQDIDVVELYDAFTINTLLFLEDLGFCAKGESKDFIAGGAIAPGGRLPVNTNGGGLCCVHPGMYGVFIMIEAVRQLRGEAGARQVANAELALVHGNGGTLSSQATAILGTAATL is encoded by the coding sequence ATGACGCTGAACGATCTGCGCGGCGCCGTCGCGGTGGCGGGCGTCGGCCATGCCGGCCTGGGCCAGGCCAACGGCTACACCGAAATGGAAATCCTGGTGCAGGCAGCGCAGCGCGCCGTGGCCGACGCCGGCCTGTCGATGCGCGACATCGACGGCATCTGCACCGCCAGCGTGGCCGCGCCGATGTGGGCGATGCCGGTCATCGAGCACCTGGGCATCCGCCCCAGCTTCATCGACAGCACCATGCTGGGCGGTTCCAGCTTCGTGGCGCACCTGCTGCCGGCGCTGCACGCGCTGGCCTCGGGCCAATGCAACGCGGTGCTGGTCTGCTATGGCAGCACCCAGCGCACCTCGACGCTGAGCCGCGCCGAGATCGGCCGCGTGCGCAAGCAGTTCGATCCGCAGCCCTACGAGACGCCGTACGAACCGTTGAGCCCGCTGTCGTCGTATGCGCTGGCCGCGGCGCGCCACATGCACCAGTACGGCACCCGCCGCGAACACCTGGCGCAGGTCGCGCTGGCCGCCAACCAGTGGGCCCAGCTCAATCCCGAGGCGCAGTTGCGCGAGCCGGCCACGCTGGAGCAGATCCTGGCCGCGCGCATGGTGTCCGATCCCTTGAGCGTGCGCGATTGCTGCCTGGTCACCGACGGCGCCGGCGCCTACGTGCTGGTGCGCGCCGACCGCGCCCGCGACCTGCCGCGCCCGCCGGTCTACGTGCTGGGCAACGCCACCGCCGTCTGGAACCGGCAGATCTCGTCGATGGAAGACCTGACCGTCACCGCCGCCAGCGTATCGGGCCGCCGCGCCTATGCCATGGCGGGCGTCTCGGCCCAGGACATCGACGTGGTCGAGCTGTACGACGCCTTCACCATCAACACCCTGCTGTTCCTGGAGGACCTGGGCTTCTGCGCCAAGGGCGAGAGCAAGGACTTCATCGCCGGCGGCGCCATCGCGCCCGGCGGGCGGCTGCCGGTCAACACCAACGGCGGCGGCCTGTGCTGCGTGCATCCGGGCATGTACGGCGTCTTCATCATGATCGAGGCCGTGCGGCAGCTGCGTGGCGAGGCCGGCGCGCGCCAGGTGGCCAACGCCGAACTGGCGCTGGTGCACGGCAACGGCGGCACGCTGTCCAGCCAGGCCACCGCCATCCTCGGCACCGCCGCCACGCTTTGA
- a CDS encoding Zn-ribbon domain-containing OB-fold protein: MTATDPSATEGVEAQYRQALDQGRFQIQHCDACDRAVFYPRMICPHCGADQLSWRTPDGRGTVYSTTTVRRKPEAGGDYNVALVDLAEGVRLMSRVEGVAPDAVRIGMAVRAQVAVTEGRGLLVFVPNKEAQ, from the coding sequence ATGACCGCAACCGACCCATCCGCCACCGAAGGCGTCGAGGCGCAATACCGCCAGGCGCTCGACCAGGGACGCTTCCAGATCCAGCACTGCGACGCCTGCGACCGCGCCGTGTTCTATCCCCGCATGATCTGCCCGCATTGCGGCGCGGACCAGTTGTCCTGGCGCACGCCGGACGGGCGCGGCACGGTCTATTCCACCACCACCGTGCGGCGCAAGCCCGAGGCGGGCGGCGACTACAACGTGGCGCTGGTCGACCTGGCCGAGGGCGTGCGCCTGATGAGCCGGGTCGAGGGCGTGGCGCCCGACGCCGTGCGCATCGGCATGGCGGTGCGGGCCCAGGTGGCCGTGACGGAAGGCCGCGGCCTGCTGGTCTTTGTTCCCAACAAGGAGGCGCAATGA
- a CDS encoding acyl-CoA dehydrogenase family protein: MNLTWTPEEIRFREMVRAFAADRLPRDIRDKVRRHQRLERDDYVRWHNILADQGWGAPNWPVEHGGTGWNALERLIFEVECFKAGAPRLLPFGLSMIGPVLMKYGSAEQQARFLPRMPRVQDWWCQGYSEPGSGSDLASLKTRAVRDGDEYVVNGQKTWTTLAQYADWMFCLARTDPDARAQRGISMLLLDMRAPGVTVRPIRTLDGGHDVNEVWLENVRVPVANLVGEENQGWTYAKYLLGHERTGIAGLGHCHRELGILKDMAARATSRGRPLLADSRMRDRISRIEVDIMALEMLLLRVAASNGGTPGPEASVLKIRGSEIQQDLAMLQMEIAGPDAWPYDPEWMLADAAYHGPGPEMAAASGAGYADMRKTSIYGGTTEVQKGIIARLVLGL, from the coding sequence ATGAATCTGACCTGGACGCCGGAGGAGATCCGGTTCCGCGAAATGGTGCGCGCGTTCGCCGCCGATCGGCTGCCGCGGGACATCCGCGACAAGGTGCGCCGGCATCAGCGGCTGGAGCGCGACGACTACGTGCGCTGGCACAACATCCTGGCCGACCAGGGCTGGGGCGCGCCGAACTGGCCGGTCGAACACGGCGGCACCGGCTGGAACGCGCTGGAACGGCTGATCTTCGAAGTGGAATGCTTCAAGGCCGGCGCGCCGCGCCTGCTGCCGTTCGGCCTGTCCATGATCGGCCCGGTGCTGATGAAGTACGGCAGCGCCGAGCAGCAGGCGCGCTTCCTGCCGCGCATGCCGCGGGTGCAGGACTGGTGGTGCCAGGGCTATTCCGAGCCCGGCTCGGGGTCGGACCTGGCCTCGCTCAAGACCCGCGCGGTGCGCGATGGGGATGAATACGTGGTCAACGGCCAGAAGACCTGGACCACGCTGGCGCAGTACGCCGACTGGATGTTCTGCCTGGCGCGCACCGATCCCGACGCGCGCGCCCAGCGCGGCATCTCGATGCTGCTGCTGGACATGCGCGCGCCGGGCGTGACCGTGCGCCCGATCCGCACGCTCGACGGCGGCCATGATGTCAACGAGGTCTGGCTGGAGAACGTGCGGGTGCCCGTGGCCAACCTGGTGGGCGAGGAGAACCAGGGCTGGACGTACGCCAAGTACCTGCTGGGCCACGAGCGCACTGGCATCGCCGGCCTGGGCCATTGCCATCGCGAACTCGGCATCCTCAAGGACATGGCCGCGCGCGCCACTTCGCGCGGCCGGCCGCTGCTGGCCGACAGCCGCATGCGCGACCGCATCTCGCGCATCGAGGTCGACATCATGGCGCTGGAAATGCTGCTGCTGCGCGTGGCGGCAAGCAACGGCGGCACGCCCGGCCCGGAGGCCTCGGTGCTCAAGATCCGGGGTTCCGAGATCCAGCAGGACCTGGCCATGCTGCAGATGGAAATCGCCGGTCCCGACGCCTGGCCCTACGATCCCGAATGGATGCTGGCCGATGCCGCCTATCACGGCCCCGGCCCGGAGATGGCGGCGGCCTCGGGTGCGGGCTATGCCGACATGCGCAAGACCTCGATCTACGGCGGCACCACCGAAGTGCAGAAGGGCATCATCGCCCGCCTGGTGCTGGGCCTGTAG
- a CDS encoding acyl-CoA dehydrogenase family protein encodes MDFLYTEEQRMLADSLRRLVDQAWTRPQRRAREAAGRLDPAAWSALAELGVLGLNIPQEAGGFGEVPASLLPVHLELGRGLVAEPVIPSAVMGAALIGACDDKARDRWLPDIASGDKVVSVAYQEPGRRYQADPEGCRATRSGDGWRLDGAKHLVWHGAAAHAWLVSARGEDGVTLLLAVPADAAGVRVTDTPTLDGARCARLDFDAVSLGADALLAQGEAADAALAQALQWGTAALCAHAAGAMERLLEITVDYLKTRKQFGQPLAAFQALQHRLAEMLVAKELALSMAYVAVAALTEADTAQRRRMLASAKLETARAGRLVAQMAVQLHGGMGMTDELEVGDYFKRLTVADLLLGDSAEQLAVLEELA; translated from the coding sequence ATGGATTTCCTCTATACCGAAGAACAGCGCATGCTGGCCGACAGCCTGCGCCGCCTGGTGGACCAGGCATGGACCCGCCCGCAGCGCCGCGCCCGCGAGGCCGCGGGCCGGCTCGATCCGGCGGCCTGGAGCGCGCTGGCCGAGCTGGGCGTGCTGGGCCTGAACATCCCGCAAGAAGCGGGCGGCTTTGGCGAAGTGCCGGCCAGCCTGCTGCCGGTACACCTGGAGCTGGGGCGCGGACTGGTGGCCGAGCCGGTGATTCCCAGCGCGGTGATGGGCGCGGCCCTGATCGGCGCCTGCGACGACAAGGCGCGTGACCGCTGGCTGCCGGACATCGCGTCGGGCGACAAGGTGGTCAGCGTGGCCTACCAGGAACCCGGGCGCCGCTATCAGGCCGATCCCGAGGGCTGCCGCGCGACGCGCAGCGGCGACGGCTGGCGGCTGGATGGCGCCAAGCACCTGGTGTGGCACGGCGCGGCGGCCCACGCCTGGCTGGTGAGCGCGCGCGGGGAAGACGGCGTCACGCTGCTGCTGGCGGTGCCGGCGGACGCCGCCGGGGTGCGCGTCACCGATACGCCAACGCTGGACGGCGCGCGCTGCGCCCGGCTCGATTTCGATGCCGTATCGCTGGGCGCCGATGCCCTGCTGGCGCAAGGCGAGGCGGCCGACGCGGCCTTGGCGCAGGCGTTGCAATGGGGCACGGCGGCGCTGTGCGCCCATGCGGCGGGCGCGATGGAACGGTTGCTGGAGATCACCGTCGACTATCTCAAGACGCGCAAGCAGTTCGGCCAGCCGCTGGCCGCGTTCCAGGCGCTGCAGCATCGCCTGGCCGAGATGCTGGTGGCCAAGGAACTGGCGCTGTCCATGGCCTATGTGGCCGTGGCCGCGCTGACCGAAGCGGACACGGCGCAGCGCCGCCGCATGCTGGCCTCGGCCAAGCTCGAAACCGCGCGCGCCGGCCGGCTGGTGGCGCAGATGGCGGTGCAGCTGCACGGCGGCATGGGCATGACGGACGAACTGGAGGTCGGCGATTACTTCAAGCGCCTGACGGTCGCGGACCTGCTGCTGGGCGACAGCGCCGAGCAACTGGCGGTGCTGGAGGAACTGGCATGA
- the paaG gene encoding 2-(1,2-epoxy-1,2-dihydrophenyl)acetyl-CoA isomerase PaaG has translation MSAADYTHITFTLEQGVGVITLNRPERLNSFTAVMHAELARALDALQAHAGLRGVILTGAGRGFCAGQDLGERKPAEDGSRRDLSENLEKLYKPLIMRLRALPAPVVCVMNGVAAGAGASLVLACDVVFAVESARFIQAFSKIGLLPDAGGTWFLPRLVGTARAMGAALFGEAVSARQAEAWGLIWRVVPDAALAATLADVRATLAAGPTRAYAATKAALHASSGNTLAQQFDLECALQRELGYTDDYLEGMRAFAQKRAPAFTGR, from the coding sequence ATGAGCGCCGCCGACTATACCCATATCACGTTCACCCTGGAGCAGGGCGTGGGCGTCATCACGCTCAACCGCCCCGAGCGCCTGAACAGCTTCACCGCGGTCATGCACGCCGAACTGGCGCGGGCGCTGGACGCGCTGCAAGCGCACGCCGGATTGCGCGGCGTGATCCTGACCGGCGCCGGCCGCGGCTTCTGCGCCGGCCAGGACCTGGGCGAGCGCAAGCCGGCAGAGGACGGCTCGCGCCGCGACCTGAGCGAGAACCTGGAAAAGCTGTACAAGCCGCTCATCATGCGGCTGCGCGCGCTGCCGGCGCCGGTGGTGTGCGTGATGAACGGCGTCGCGGCCGGCGCAGGCGCCAGCCTGGTGCTGGCGTGCGACGTGGTGTTCGCGGTGGAGTCGGCTCGCTTCATCCAGGCCTTCAGCAAGATCGGCCTGTTGCCGGACGCGGGCGGCACCTGGTTCCTGCCGCGCCTGGTGGGCACGGCGCGGGCCATGGGCGCGGCTCTGTTCGGCGAGGCCGTCAGCGCGCGCCAGGCCGAGGCGTGGGGGCTGATCTGGCGCGTCGTGCCGGACGCGGCGCTGGCGGCAACCCTGGCCGACGTGCGCGCCACGCTGGCGGCCGGACCCACCCGCGCCTATGCCGCCACCAAGGCCGCCCTGCATGCCTCCAGCGGCAACACGCTGGCGCAGCAGTTCGATCTGGAATGCGCCTTGCAGCGCGAACTGGGCTACACCGACGATTACCTGGAAGGCATGCGCGCCTTTGCGCAGAAGCGCGCGCCGGCGTTCACCGGACGCTAG
- a CDS encoding LysR substrate-binding domain-containing protein produces MHFDLADLRLFIHIAESPSLTQAAKRAHLSLAAVSVRIKALENQLNTRLLYRDSRGVEITPAGQRLLQHARVIMRQVDHLKHDFQEQADGDAGHIRIFANTTAVTEFMPDILARFLAGHPGVTVDLQERLTRDIVRGVLDGTTDLGIVAGPVDAPELQTIHFSTDRLVLVVPNGHPLQDQDKVKLADAVRYPFITMHEGSTLVAFLRDQLERIGQRLPQRIQLYSFDSICRMVQAGVGVGVIPDSAARRYGAEMKLRVVELDEPWVVRERKLLVRDIDALPGCARELIEQIRQPAAA; encoded by the coding sequence ATGCACTTCGATCTCGCCGACCTCCGCCTTTTCATCCACATCGCCGAATCCCCCAGCCTGACGCAGGCCGCCAAGCGGGCGCACCTGTCGCTGGCCGCCGTCAGCGTGCGGATCAAGGCGCTGGAGAACCAGCTCAATACCCGCCTGTTGTACCGCGACAGCCGCGGCGTGGAAATCACCCCGGCCGGCCAGCGGCTGTTGCAGCACGCGCGGGTCATCATGCGCCAGGTCGATCACCTGAAGCACGACTTCCAGGAACAGGCCGACGGCGACGCCGGCCACATCCGCATTTTCGCCAATACCACGGCAGTGACGGAATTCATGCCCGACATCCTGGCGCGCTTCCTGGCGGGCCACCCCGGCGTCACGGTCGACCTGCAGGAACGCCTGACCCGTGACATCGTGCGCGGCGTGCTGGACGGCACCACCGACCTGGGCATCGTCGCCGGCCCGGTCGACGCCCCTGAATTGCAGACCATCCACTTCAGCACCGACCGGCTGGTGCTGGTGGTGCCCAACGGCCACCCCCTGCAGGACCAGGACAAGGTCAAGCTGGCCGACGCGGTGCGCTATCCGTTCATCACCATGCATGAGGGCTCGACCCTGGTGGCGTTCCTGCGCGACCAGCTCGAGCGCATCGGCCAGCGCCTGCCGCAACGCATCCAGCTTTACAGCTTCGATTCCATCTGCCGGATGGTGCAGGCGGGCGTCGGCGTCGGCGTGATCCCGGATTCGGCCGCGCGCCGCTACGGCGCGGAGATGAAGCTGCGCGTGGTGGAGCTGGACGAGCCCTGGGTGGTGCGCGAACGCAAGCTGCTGGTGCGCGATATCGACGCCCTGCCCGGCTGCGCCCGCGAACTGATCGAACAGATCCGGCAGCCGGCGGCCGCGTGA
- a CDS encoding MaoC family dehydratase N-terminal domain-containing protein: MTSTDPAGWIGSGERQADALDPGHAARIAATLGGPAPAVGDPLPPLWQWAFFISTVAADGLGTDGHPARGGFLPPAQDRNRMWAGGRVEFRQPLRVGVPAERVSVVADVKEKAGRTGALLFVTVRHEYRQDGEVAILEEQDIVYRQPTPPKLTGTEPAPQAQWRDTIEPTSVLLFRYSAVTFNGHRIHYDHPYVTGTEGYPGLVVHGPLIATEMVAAFLRAHPGARPTHLSYRGLRPLISPTPFQVAGRVEEPGLARLWAEQDGTLAHQAELRFTA; this comes from the coding sequence ATGACATCGACAGACCCGGCCGGCTGGATCGGCAGCGGCGAGCGCCAGGCGGACGCGCTGGACCCTGGCCATGCGGCGCGCATCGCCGCCACGCTGGGCGGCCCCGCGCCCGCCGTGGGCGATCCCTTGCCCCCCTTGTGGCAGTGGGCGTTCTTCATCAGCACGGTCGCGGCCGACGGATTGGGGACGGATGGGCACCCGGCTCGCGGCGGCTTCCTGCCGCCGGCGCAGGACCGCAACCGCATGTGGGCCGGCGGCCGCGTCGAATTCCGCCAGCCGCTTCGGGTGGGCGTGCCGGCCGAACGGGTCTCGGTGGTGGCCGACGTCAAGGAAAAGGCCGGCCGCACCGGCGCGCTGCTGTTCGTGACGGTGCGCCACGAATACCGCCAGGACGGCGAGGTGGCCATCCTGGAAGAGCAGGACATCGTCTACCGCCAGCCCACGCCGCCCAAGCTCACCGGCACCGAGCCGGCGCCGCAGGCCCAGTGGCGCGACACCATCGAACCCACCTCGGTGCTGCTGTTCCGCTATTCCGCCGTGACCTTCAACGGCCATCGCATCCACTACGACCATCCCTACGTCACCGGCACCGAAGGCTATCCGGGCCTGGTGGTGCACGGCCCGTTGATCGCCACCGAGATGGTCGCCGCCTTCCTGCGCGCCCACCCCGGCGCGCGTCCCACGCACCTGTCGTACCGCGGCCTGCGGCCGCTGATTTCACCCACGCCTTTCCAGGTGGCCGGCCGGGTCGAGGAACCGGGCCTGGCCCGGCTCTGGGCCGAGCAGGACGGCACGCTGGCCCACCAGGCCGAACTGAGGTTCACCGCATGA
- a CDS encoding CaiB/BaiF CoA transferase family protein, which translates to MSTPAPRPLDGITVVSLEHAIAAPFCTRQLADMGARVIKIERPGAGDFARGYDERVRGLSSHFVWTNRSKESLTLDLKRDEAGDIMERLLQQADVLVQNLAPGAAARLGLSFEALHAKYPRLIVCDISGYGEGGPYQDKKAYDLLIQSESGFLSVTGTADDPVKAGCSIADISAGMYAYSAILNALLLRQKTGLGSRLDVSMLESMVEWMGFPMYYAFEGAKPPVRAGAAHASIYPYGPFPTGDGNTIMLGLQNEREWRVFCAQVLRQAELAEDPRFATNSLRTANREALRALIVAAFADLSVQQVTDRLEDAQIANARVNDMAGVWAHPQLRARDRWSQVDSPAGTLPALLPPASSNAFAPRMAAVPAVGENTDAVLASLGYAPEQVARFHASEVV; encoded by the coding sequence ATGAGCACGCCAGCCCCCCGCCCGCTGGACGGCATCACCGTCGTCAGCCTCGAGCACGCCATCGCCGCGCCGTTCTGCACCCGCCAGCTGGCGGACATGGGCGCGCGCGTCATCAAGATCGAACGCCCCGGCGCGGGCGACTTCGCCCGCGGCTACGACGAGCGCGTGCGTGGCCTGTCGTCGCACTTCGTCTGGACCAACCGTTCCAAGGAAAGCCTGACGCTGGACCTCAAGCGCGACGAAGCCGGCGACATCATGGAACGCCTGCTGCAACAGGCCGACGTGCTGGTGCAGAACCTGGCCCCCGGCGCCGCGGCGCGCCTGGGGCTGTCGTTCGAGGCGCTGCACGCCAAGTATCCGCGCCTGATCGTCTGCGACATCTCCGGCTATGGCGAAGGCGGTCCCTACCAGGACAAGAAGGCCTACGACCTGCTGATCCAGAGCGAAAGCGGCTTCCTGTCGGTCACCGGCACCGCCGACGACCCGGTCAAGGCCGGCTGCTCCATCGCCGACATCTCGGCCGGCATGTACGCCTATTCCGCCATCCTCAACGCGCTGCTGCTGCGCCAGAAGACCGGCCTGGGCAGCCGCCTGGACGTCTCCATGCTCGAAAGCATGGTCGAGTGGATGGGCTTCCCGATGTACTACGCGTTCGAGGGCGCCAAGCCGCCGGTGCGCGCCGGCGCGGCCCACGCCTCGATCTACCCGTACGGCCCGTTCCCCACCGGCGACGGCAACACCATCATGCTGGGCTTGCAGAACGAACGCGAATGGCGCGTGTTCTGCGCCCAGGTGCTGCGCCAGGCCGAACTGGCCGAGGACCCGCGCTTTGCCACCAATTCGCTGCGCACCGCCAACCGCGAGGCCCTGCGCGCGCTGATCGTGGCGGCCTTCGCCGACCTCAGCGTGCAGCAGGTCACCGACCGGCTGGAGGACGCGCAGATCGCCAACGCCCGCGTCAACGACATGGCCGGGGTCTGGGCCCACCCGCAATTGCGGGCGCGCGATCGCTGGAGCCAGGTCGACAGCCCGGCCGGCACGCTGCCGGCGCTGCTGCCGCCGGCCAGCAGCAACGCCTTCGCGCCGCGCATGGCGGCGGTGCCCGCCGTGGGCGAGAACACGGATGCGGTGCTAGCATCATTGGGATACGCGCCCGAACAGGTGGCGCGATTCCATGCTTCGGAGGTGGTGTGA
- a CDS encoding HpcH/HpaI aldolase/citrate lyase family protein: MMHSVVRTALFVPASRAERIPKALASGADAVIVDLEDAVEHLAKASAREALCDFLGTQPQARVWVRINDASTSWHDDDLKACRGKPAVAGILLPKAESLAQVRHVAQTGLPVIPILETARGILNAAEVAGTPGVARLAFGSLDYGLDLGVAPDTAGAETVLDQARVQVLLHTRSAGLAPALDGVFPGVEDQDGLSAAAARALQMGFGGMLCIHPAQVPVIHAAFAPDPAELAWARRVVDAHRDKATGTFMLDGKMVDAPVITRARRVLAQAGEASAG; this comes from the coding sequence GTGATGCATTCCGTCGTTCGTACCGCGCTGTTCGTGCCGGCCTCCCGTGCCGAACGCATCCCCAAGGCCCTGGCCAGCGGCGCCGACGCCGTCATCGTCGACCTGGAAGACGCGGTCGAGCACCTGGCCAAGGCCTCGGCGCGCGAAGCGCTCTGTGACTTCCTGGGCACCCAGCCGCAGGCGCGGGTCTGGGTGCGCATCAACGACGCCTCCACCTCGTGGCACGACGACGACCTGAAGGCCTGCCGCGGCAAGCCCGCGGTGGCCGGCATCCTGCTGCCCAAGGCCGAAAGCCTGGCGCAGGTGCGCCACGTGGCGCAGACCGGGCTGCCGGTCATTCCCATCCTGGAAACCGCGCGCGGCATCCTCAACGCCGCCGAGGTCGCGGGCACGCCCGGCGTGGCGCGGCTGGCGTTCGGCAGCCTCGACTATGGCCTGGACCTGGGCGTGGCGCCGGACACGGCCGGCGCCGAGACCGTGCTGGACCAGGCCCGCGTGCAGGTGCTGCTGCATACCCGGTCCGCCGGCCTGGCGCCGGCGCTGGACGGCGTGTTCCCGGGCGTGGAGGATCAGGACGGCCTGTCCGCCGCCGCCGCGCGCGCGCTGCAGATGGGATTCGGCGGCATGCTGTGCATCCATCCCGCGCAGGTGCCGGTGATCCACGCCGCCTTCGCGCCCGATCCGGCCGAGTTGGCCTGGGCCCGCCGCGTGGTCGACGCGCATCGCGACAAGGCCACCGGCACCTTCATGCTCGACGGCAAGATGGTGGACGCGCCCGTCATCACCCGCGCCCGCCGCGTGCTGGCGCAGGCCGGCGAAGCCAGCGCCGGTTGA